A single genomic interval of Pseudorasbora parva isolate DD20220531a chromosome 21, ASM2467924v1, whole genome shotgun sequence harbors:
- the afap1 gene encoding actin filament-associated protein 1 isoform X1, whose protein sequence is MRSDPILFASRAMEELLAELRVFLELLDREYLTAGVREKKQQILNILHRVLATREPSCKTEIHTSLPAPPQMPLPEIPHPWMPPDNGPPPLPSSSLPEGYYEEAVPLGPGKAPEYITSNYDSDAMSSSYESYDEEEEDGKGQKMRHQWPSEEASMDLVKDSRICAFLLRKKRFGQWTKLLCVIKDNKLLCYKSSKDQNPQMELLLTGCSITHIPKDGKKKKHELKIVHQGADALVLAVQSKEQAEEWLKVMKEVCSNGNGVVDCDGAGSGSPVHKAELEKKLSCDRPSSDGEPCHENGITDGKDPAKGKKNSKSDQKGTVGRVTGKKITKIISLGKKKPSTDEQTSSAEEDVPTCGYLNVLSNNRWRERWCQLKDNQLLLHKDRADLKTHMASLPLRGCEVIPGLDSKHPFAFRLLRNGQEVAVLEASSSESMGRWLGVLLAETGSTTDPAALHYDYIDVETTANVIQLAKQSFCFTSKRAVSPNPYLDNPVNGYACPTGVALHYDDVPCINGSKVPDAHYSTPPSGDHRWKEESHYENTDLYENMPSPKLAARYSPKSSRPSSSSGHYNTPLSTKSLSSSSSPSAANTNTNQLKGKKGLTTNGFAAKQKLDKNQPKKANGISSTLPVKRNNSSVDQYKYGKNRVEADAKKLQAKEDELMKRKQEIRNRLTQLKKDRKDLRTALENNTGKRSQASLTERLKKVEDECKLKEEERVNLELELTEVKESLKKALNGGVTLGLTIEPKTGSSSPQSPVLMRRTVDNSPISSCETSDTETCSLPVNSASLLRRQTQQKASTVRGHVLRKAKEWEMKSGT, encoded by the exons CCTCCAGACAATGGGCCTCCTCCCTTGCCGAGCTCCTCTCTTCCTGAAGGTTATTATGAGGAAGCTGTACCGCTAGGCCCTGGGAAAGCACCAGAGTACATCACCTCTA ATTATGACTCGGACGCCATGAGCAGTTCATATGAGTCATAtgatgaggaagaggaggatggGAAGGGGCAGAAGATGCGTCATCAGTGGCCATCCGAGGAGGCCTCCATGGACCTGGTGAAAGACTCACGAATCTGTGCTTTCTTGTTGCGAAAGAAACGTTTTGGACAGTGGACCAAACTCCTTTGTGTCATAAAGGACAACAAACTGTTg TGCTACAAGTCCTCTAAAGACCAGAATCCACAGATGGAGCTCCTCCTGACTGGATGCAGTATCACACACATTCCCAAAGACGGCAAGAAAAAGAAGCACGAACTGAAGATTGTCCATCAGGGAGCTGATGCTCTGGTGCTTGCTGTACAGAGCAAAGAACAGGCCGAAGAGTGGCTAAAG GTGATGAAGGAAGTCTGCTCCAATGGAAATGGAGTGGTGGACTGTGACGGTGCTGGCTCTGGTTCCCCTGTTCACAAAGCAGAGCTGGAAAAG AAGCTGTCCTGTGATCGACCCAGTTCAGATGGAGAGCCCTGCCATGAAAATGGCATCACAGATGGCAAAGATCCAG CCAAAGGCAAGAAGAACTCTAAATCAGATCAGAAAGGCACTGTGGGACGTGTGACTGGAAAGAAAATCACTAAAATCATAAGCCTGGGCAAGAAGAAACCATCTACAGATGAACAGACCTCATCAGCGGAGGAGGATGTCCCAACTTGTG GCTATCTGAACGTGCTGTCCAATAACCGCTGGAGAGAGCGCTGGTGCCAGCTAAAAGACAACCAGCTGTTGCTGCACAAAGACCGGGCAGATCTGAAGACACACATGGCCTCTCTGCCGCTGCGGGGGTGTGAGGTCATTCCAGGGCTGGACTCCAAACATCCCTTTGCCTTCCGTCTACTGCGCAACGGACAGGAGGTGGCTGTTCTGGAG GCCTCATCCTCTGAGAGTATGGGGAGGTGGTTGGGGGTCTTGCTGGCCGAAACGGGCTCCACGACAGATCCTGCTGCACTCCACTACGATTACATTGACGTAGAAACTACTGCAAATGTCATTCAACTGGCCAAGCAGTCATTTTG TTTCACCAGTAAGCGTGCAGTTTCTCCAAACCCATACCTGGATAACCCGGTCAATGGTTATGCCTGCCCCACAGGGGTTGCTCTGCATTATGATGATGTGCCCTGCATCAATGGATCG AAGGTACCAGATGCGCATTACTCCACCCCACCTTCAGGGGACCATCGTTGGAAAGAAGAGTCTCATTATGAGAATACAGATCTTTATGAAAACATGCCTTCCCCCAAACTAGCAGCACGCTACTCTCCCAAATCCAGCCGCCCGTCTTCTTCCTCAGGGCATTACAACACACCGCTCTCCACCAAATCtctgtcctcttcctcctctccctCAGCTGCTAATACTAACACTAACCAG ctgaaaggaaaaaaaggcttGACCACCAATGGGTTCGCTGCAAAGCAGAAGTTGGACAAGAACCAGCCCAAAAAGGCCAATGGAATTAGCAGCACTCTGCCAGTGAAACGCAACAACTCTA GTGTGGATCAGTATAAGTATGGGAAAAACAGAGTGGAGGCAGATGCCAAGAAACTTCAAGCAAAAGAGGACGAGCTGATGAAGAGGAAGCAGGAGATTCGAAACCGCCTGACTCAGCTGAAAAAAGACAGGAAGGACCTCCGCACTGCTTTAGAGAACAACACAG GCAAGCGTTCTCAGGCATCTTTGACAGAGAGACTTAAGAAAGTTGAGGATGAATGCAAGCTGAAAGAGGAGGAACGAGTCAATCTTGAGCTGGAACTGACGGAGGTGAAGGAGAGTCTGAAGAAAGCCCTGAATGGAGGCGTCACCCTGGGCCTGACCATTGAACCCAAAACGGGCAGCTCCAGCCCACAG TCTCCAGTGTTAATGAGGCGAACAGTGGACAACTCGCCCATCTCCAGCTGTGAAACCAGTGACACTGAGACCTGCTCTCTGCCGGTCAACAGCGCGTCTCTGCTGCGCCGCCAGACACAACAGAAAGCCTCAACTGTGCGAGGACATGTCCTCAGAAAAGCCAAG gAATGGGAGATGAAATCTGGCACATAA
- the afap1 gene encoding actin filament-associated protein 1 isoform X2: MTENKGEAMEELLAELRVFLELLDREYLTAGVREKKQQILNILHRVLATREPSCKTEIHTSLPAPPQMPLPEIPHPWMPPDNGPPPLPSSSLPEGYYEEAVPLGPGKAPEYITSNYDSDAMSSSYESYDEEEEDGKGQKMRHQWPSEEASMDLVKDSRICAFLLRKKRFGQWTKLLCVIKDNKLLCYKSSKDQNPQMELLLTGCSITHIPKDGKKKKHELKIVHQGADALVLAVQSKEQAEEWLKVMKEVCSNGNGVVDCDGAGSGSPVHKAELEKKLSCDRPSSDGEPCHENGITDGKDPAKGKKNSKSDQKGTVGRVTGKKITKIISLGKKKPSTDEQTSSAEEDVPTCGYLNVLSNNRWRERWCQLKDNQLLLHKDRADLKTHMASLPLRGCEVIPGLDSKHPFAFRLLRNGQEVAVLEASSSESMGRWLGVLLAETGSTTDPAALHYDYIDVETTANVIQLAKQSFCFTSKRAVSPNPYLDNPVNGYACPTGVALHYDDVPCINGSKVPDAHYSTPPSGDHRWKEESHYENTDLYENMPSPKLAARYSPKSSRPSSSSGHYNTPLSTKSLSSSSSPSAANTNTNQLKGKKGLTTNGFAAKQKLDKNQPKKANGISSTLPVKRNNSSVDQYKYGKNRVEADAKKLQAKEDELMKRKQEIRNRLTQLKKDRKDLRTALENNTGKRSQASLTERLKKVEDECKLKEEERVNLELELTEVKESLKKALNGGVTLGLTIEPKTGSSSPQSPVLMRRTVDNSPISSCETSDTETCSLPVNSASLLRRQTQQKASTVRGHVLRKAKEWEMKSGT, encoded by the exons CCTCCAGACAATGGGCCTCCTCCCTTGCCGAGCTCCTCTCTTCCTGAAGGTTATTATGAGGAAGCTGTACCGCTAGGCCCTGGGAAAGCACCAGAGTACATCACCTCTA ATTATGACTCGGACGCCATGAGCAGTTCATATGAGTCATAtgatgaggaagaggaggatggGAAGGGGCAGAAGATGCGTCATCAGTGGCCATCCGAGGAGGCCTCCATGGACCTGGTGAAAGACTCACGAATCTGTGCTTTCTTGTTGCGAAAGAAACGTTTTGGACAGTGGACCAAACTCCTTTGTGTCATAAAGGACAACAAACTGTTg TGCTACAAGTCCTCTAAAGACCAGAATCCACAGATGGAGCTCCTCCTGACTGGATGCAGTATCACACACATTCCCAAAGACGGCAAGAAAAAGAAGCACGAACTGAAGATTGTCCATCAGGGAGCTGATGCTCTGGTGCTTGCTGTACAGAGCAAAGAACAGGCCGAAGAGTGGCTAAAG GTGATGAAGGAAGTCTGCTCCAATGGAAATGGAGTGGTGGACTGTGACGGTGCTGGCTCTGGTTCCCCTGTTCACAAAGCAGAGCTGGAAAAG AAGCTGTCCTGTGATCGACCCAGTTCAGATGGAGAGCCCTGCCATGAAAATGGCATCACAGATGGCAAAGATCCAG CCAAAGGCAAGAAGAACTCTAAATCAGATCAGAAAGGCACTGTGGGACGTGTGACTGGAAAGAAAATCACTAAAATCATAAGCCTGGGCAAGAAGAAACCATCTACAGATGAACAGACCTCATCAGCGGAGGAGGATGTCCCAACTTGTG GCTATCTGAACGTGCTGTCCAATAACCGCTGGAGAGAGCGCTGGTGCCAGCTAAAAGACAACCAGCTGTTGCTGCACAAAGACCGGGCAGATCTGAAGACACACATGGCCTCTCTGCCGCTGCGGGGGTGTGAGGTCATTCCAGGGCTGGACTCCAAACATCCCTTTGCCTTCCGTCTACTGCGCAACGGACAGGAGGTGGCTGTTCTGGAG GCCTCATCCTCTGAGAGTATGGGGAGGTGGTTGGGGGTCTTGCTGGCCGAAACGGGCTCCACGACAGATCCTGCTGCACTCCACTACGATTACATTGACGTAGAAACTACTGCAAATGTCATTCAACTGGCCAAGCAGTCATTTTG TTTCACCAGTAAGCGTGCAGTTTCTCCAAACCCATACCTGGATAACCCGGTCAATGGTTATGCCTGCCCCACAGGGGTTGCTCTGCATTATGATGATGTGCCCTGCATCAATGGATCG AAGGTACCAGATGCGCATTACTCCACCCCACCTTCAGGGGACCATCGTTGGAAAGAAGAGTCTCATTATGAGAATACAGATCTTTATGAAAACATGCCTTCCCCCAAACTAGCAGCACGCTACTCTCCCAAATCCAGCCGCCCGTCTTCTTCCTCAGGGCATTACAACACACCGCTCTCCACCAAATCtctgtcctcttcctcctctccctCAGCTGCTAATACTAACACTAACCAG ctgaaaggaaaaaaaggcttGACCACCAATGGGTTCGCTGCAAAGCAGAAGTTGGACAAGAACCAGCCCAAAAAGGCCAATGGAATTAGCAGCACTCTGCCAGTGAAACGCAACAACTCTA GTGTGGATCAGTATAAGTATGGGAAAAACAGAGTGGAGGCAGATGCCAAGAAACTTCAAGCAAAAGAGGACGAGCTGATGAAGAGGAAGCAGGAGATTCGAAACCGCCTGACTCAGCTGAAAAAAGACAGGAAGGACCTCCGCACTGCTTTAGAGAACAACACAG GCAAGCGTTCTCAGGCATCTTTGACAGAGAGACTTAAGAAAGTTGAGGATGAATGCAAGCTGAAAGAGGAGGAACGAGTCAATCTTGAGCTGGAACTGACGGAGGTGAAGGAGAGTCTGAAGAAAGCCCTGAATGGAGGCGTCACCCTGGGCCTGACCATTGAACCCAAAACGGGCAGCTCCAGCCCACAG TCTCCAGTGTTAATGAGGCGAACAGTGGACAACTCGCCCATCTCCAGCTGTGAAACCAGTGACACTGAGACCTGCTCTCTGCCGGTCAACAGCGCGTCTCTGCTGCGCCGCCAGACACAACAGAAAGCCTCAACTGTGCGAGGACATGTCCTCAGAAAAGCCAAG gAATGGGAGATGAAATCTGGCACATAA
- the rab18a gene encoding ras-related protein Rab-18a — translation MNEDILTTLKILIIGESGVGKSSLLLRFTDDTFDPEIGATIGVDFKVKTLAVDGNRAKLAIWDTAGQERFRTLTPSYYRGAQGVILVYDVTRRETFAKLDNWLNELDTYCTKNDLVKMLVGNKIDKEDRELERDEGLKFARKHSMLFIEASAKTRDGVQCAFEELVEKILQTPGLWESVHKTRGVCLSELSETSQGGCGAYCSLL, via the exons ATGAATGAGGATATTTTGACCACTCTAAAAATACTGATCATTGGAGAAAGCGGAGTGGGCAAATCCAG TCTTCTTTTGAGATTTACAGATGATACATTTGATCCAGAAATTGGTGCAACCATCG GTGTTGATTTTAAGGTGAAAACCCTTGCTGTGGATGGAAACAGAGCAAAACTAGCAATCTGG GACACAGCCGGTCAGGAACGTTTTCGAACTTTAACACCCAGTTACTACAGAGGAGCTCAGGGTGTCATTCTGG TGTATGATGTCACTAGGCGAGAGACTTTTGCTAAGCTGGATAATTGGTTGAATGAGTTGGACACATACTGTACAAAAAACGACCTTGTCAAGATGCTTGTGGGAAACAAAATTGATAAA GAAGACCGTGAGCTAGAGCGAGACGAGGGTCTGAAGTTCGCTAGAAAACATTCCATGCTTTTCATTG AGGCCAGCGCTAAGACGAGGGATGGTGTTCAATGTGCATTTGAGGAGCTGGTGGAGAAAATCCTGCAGACTCCTGGCTTGTGGGAGAGCGTGCACAAGACAAGAGGAGTTTGTCTGTCTGAACTCTCTGAAACTAGTCAAGGAGGCTGTGGGGCATATTGCTCACTTCTCTAA